The sequence CACAACGGATGCAAAGGGTAGGAAATTTGAAATAATTGAAATAGAACAACCCGATGAAGGTTATTATAATGGTGCATATCTGACACTGAGTTATCTGAATTTTTACTTTGTAAATGGTGGTGTCATTTTACCGGTTTTTGGAGGCAAGTATTCCAGGACAGATAAAAAGGCTGAGGAAGTTTTAAAAAATACCTTTCCAGAGAGGGAGATAGTAACAGTTAACGGATTACCTATAATAAGGGGCGGGGGAAATGTACATTGCATTACCCAGCAAATGCCTGTAGGTATCCCGGCAAAAATCAGACAGGAATGACAGCACTTTATAGAGGTATATATTTGAAATGAGGCTAAGGAGGTTATTATGAGGAAAGTAACGGTAGCAGCAACGCAAATGAGCTGTACATGGGACATAAGAGAAAATATAAATAAGGCCGAAAAGCTTGTTCGTGATGCAGCTTCAAAGGGTGCTAATATTATTTTGCTGCAAGAGCTCTTTGAAACCCCCTACTTTTGTCAGAAGGAAGATATTGAGTATTATAAATATGCAGAACCAGTAGAGAAAAATACTGCAGTATCACACTTCAAAAAGGTGGCCAGAGAGCTTAGTATAGTTCTTCCGATAAGCTTTTATGAGAGAAAGAATAATGCAAGATATAATTCAGTGGCAGTCATAGACGCTGATGGTGAAGTTTTGGGAGTGTACAGGAAAACTCATATTCCGGATGGGCCTGGATATGAAGAAAAATTTTACTTTAATCCGGGTGATACAGGCTTCAGGGTGTGGGATACCAAATACGCCAGAATAGGTGTAGGAATATGCTGGGACCAGTGGTTTCCTGAAACTGCTAGATGTATGACGCTGATGGGTGCTGAACTGCTCTTTTATCCAACAGCCATAGGGTCAGAGCCTGAGGAGTCGGCTGATGCGGCAGTAGATTCAAGGGATCACTGGCAACTATGCATGCGTGGGCACTCTGCTTCAAATATTATTCCGGTGGTTGCATCAAATCGTATCGGGGCTGAAAAAATAAAGGATTCAAGTATTACTTTCTATGGTTCATCATTTATCACAAACCATGTAGGCGAAAAGGTGGCTGAGGCGGATAGGGGTTCCGAAACTGTCGTCGTTTCCGAATTCGATATTGATCAGATTGATGTATACAGAAGTTCATGGGGGATTTTCAGAGACAGAAGACCTGAGATGTATAAAGCTATAATGACCAGTGATGGATGTGTATAAATAAGCATACTGACACAAGAGGTTAGGTTAACAGGAGAGTCAGGGCGTATGCTGCTTATACGGCTTTGGTCCTGTAGCAATAAGCAGTACTATAGGAGTGGTGGATTTGTTTATAATAAAGAATTCCCTTGGACAATCCCATGATATAATAAGTCAGGTAGTAACAGAGGGGGATACTGTAATAGATGCTACAGCCGGAAATGGAAACGACACTGTCTTTTTAGCAGGTTTGGTTAAAGATAGTGGAAAAGTGTATTCATTTGACATACAGCAGCAGGCACTGGAAAAAACTAAAAAAAGGCTAAGTGAAAAAGGATTTGCTGACAGGGTAGAACTTATAAACGACGGGCATCAGAATATGGGATTATACGTGAAAACCGGTGTGAAAGCGGTTATGTTCAATCTTGGGTATTTACCCGGGGGAAATCATAATATCGGCACAAAAGGGGAAACCACAATAAAGGCAATAGAGAAGGCTATGGAACTCTTGAAGGTATCAGGAGTAATATCAATTGTGGTCTATTACGGAGGGGACAGCGGCTTCGATGAGAAGGAAGAAGTCCTGGAATATATAAAGAGAATAGATTTTAAAAAGTTTTCTGTTCTTCAGTCAGAGTTTGTTAATCAGCCTAATTGTCCTCCTATACTGGTATGTATACAGAAGTACAGTGAATAAAAAGCTCCGGCATTTTCATACAAATGCCGGAGCTTTTATTAATATATGAGAAATTAATTTGACATATTTAGGGAAATGTTTAGTTTTAATTGCTTTTTTACCAGGAAATTATTGCATTGAAATAAAAATTAAGATATAATTTTCATAATAATTAGTACCAGGTAATAATTTCATTTACTAATGAAATTGTTATAAAACATGAAAAAATCGGTATTATAATACTTATCCGGAAAATAAGTACATGATAAAAACATAAAACGTGATAATACGTTTTAAATCTTAAGGATATGAGGTGTAGAAAAATGTCAACAGTCGATAAAATAAAAGAGCTCCATGAGAGACGCGCGAGAGTTGAAACGGCAGGGGGAGCAGAAGGTATTGAAAAGCAGCATAAAGCAGGAAAACTCACAGCCAGGGAAAGGCTTCTGACACTTTTTGATGAGAACAGCTTTGTAGAAATGGACGCATACATAGAAAGCAGGGCTATAGATTTTGATATGCAGAAAAAGAAAGTACCGGGTGATGG comes from Clostridia bacterium and encodes:
- a CDS encoding methyltransferase domain-containing protein, whose product is MFIIKNSLGQSHDIISQVVTEGDTVIDATAGNGNDTVFLAGLVKDSGKVYSFDIQQQALEKTKKRLSEKGFADRVELINDGHQNMGLYVKTGVKAVMFNLGYLPGGNHNIGTKGETTIKAIEKAMELLKVSGVISIVVYYGGDSGFDEKEEVLEYIKRIDFKKFSVLQSEFVNQPNCPPILVCIQKYSE
- the aguB gene encoding N-carbamoylputrescine amidase, with product MRKVTVAATQMSCTWDIRENINKAEKLVRDAASKGANIILLQELFETPYFCQKEDIEYYKYAEPVEKNTAVSHFKKVARELSIVLPISFYERKNNARYNSVAVIDADGEVLGVYRKTHIPDGPGYEEKFYFNPGDTGFRVWDTKYARIGVGICWDQWFPETARCMTLMGAELLFYPTAIGSEPEESADAAVDSRDHWQLCMRGHSASNIIPVVASNRIGAEKIKDSSITFYGSSFITNHVGEKVAEADRGSETVVVSEFDIDQIDVYRSSWGIFRDRRPEMYKAIMTSDGCV